TCTAAATAATTATTGCTTCTGAAAAAATTTTACTTGACAAATCCTTATATCCGTGAGATTTTATTTCCCTGAATTAATGTTCAGCCTGTAAACCCTTACTTCTATTTTACTTAAAACAACTATGAAAAATATATGTAAAAAAATAATCAGTTTAACAAGCATAATACTTTTATATTCAGTTTGTTTCATTGATATATCCGGACAAAATATCTTGAAAAACGGGAATATGGAAAGTGATATGGGTTGGAACATTTATTATGGATCCACCAATCAGGCCAGCTCGCAATTCAACTATACTGCTGATAAACCCTCAATGGGGCAAAATGGTTGTTTAAGGGTAAAATCGAATTTGAACACCAATACTTTATTTTGGCAAAAAATCACTTTAGTTGCCGGCAAAAAATATGTGGTGGATGGCGCTGTGAAAACCAATAGTGTTTCAAATTTTTGGTGTGAATTTTACTTAAGTACTATCGCCCCTGTGGATGGATCCGATTATACACCCAATAATAATGGCGATGTAATATTGGGCCTTTCAACCTGGAAAGGATGCGGACCTAATCTTGATGTAATTTTATCTAATTTGGCCTGTGAGGGTAACCGCTCCTTTATTTGCCCCGGAACTGCCGGCACTAAAGTTGATGTTTATTTTGCAATTAAAGTGGGGTCCAACGACATTAATTATATGAATGTCTTAATCGACGAAGTCAGTGTAAACGAAATAGATGATTCCCGTCTGATTAGTACTGAAAATGGCACTTTAGATCAATCTGCACTGACCCTTTCAAATGTTTCCCCATTAATTACGGCCGCAAAATTCCGCACCGGTTTAAACGGATATGCAAATTCCACAATTGATATCACCGGGAAAAGCGGTGTGGTAATCAGTCCTGCTAAACTTGATAGTTTCAATGTTTGCGATACTCTGAAAATTAAAGTTACCGGCGATTTGGGAACTTCTTTCTATACTTTAAGTACCAGGCCTTTAAGCTCTGATACAACAATCCTCTCTACAACATTAGGGGTTTTGGATAATGTTTCCGGAAAAATAACCGGTTTGCCTTCAAATTTGACTTCTGCCCAGTTGGCTTCAGCTATACGTTTACCTTCAACTGCACAACTGAAAATAGTAAATAAAAATAATAATGGAGCTGCCGCAATCGAACCTGTTACTTCGGGTTATAAGATTCAGGTAACTGCTGAAAATGGGAACAAAGGTTATTATTCCCTTGAATTTGGTGCGGACACAATTGCTCATGAAAAATATACTGATTACAAAACGACAATAAATACACTGTCTAACAAGATTTGGGAATTGTATGGAAAATCTGAAATCAGGATAAACGGCAGTTCAAATCCAATTAGCGGAAGTGTTTTAAATCTTCATGATGCCAATGTGTGGTTATATTTTGACAGCATAAAACCTCAGGTTATTAAAGATAAATACTTGGGGCAGATTATAATTAATGGCGACATTGCTGTTGTAGATTCAAATATCAGACTGGTACAGTATTATAACGGTTCTGTCCTCATAAGCCAGTCTTCCTCATTTCAACCCTTGACTGTTTATTCAGCTGAAAATATTACCGGTAGTTCTATGAGTTTGGGATTGTACACTATTTATGGTTCCTCTTTATTGGATACTTTTAATGATAATGTCCGGTCTTTTGTACTGAAAAAAGGGTACATGGCTACTTTTGCCATGAATGAAGACGGTACGGGTTACAGCAAAGTTTATATAGCTTGTGATAGCGATCTGGTAATCAAAAAATTACCGGCAGGTCTTTATGCCCAGACTTCATTTATCCGTGTTTTCCCGTGGCGTTGGGTAACCAAAAAAGGCTGGTGCGGGGGAAGTAAGAATGCTGCTGAGGGTCTTCATTGTTCCTGGCAGTATGATTGGGACAATGTTTCCACATCAACGAATAATGTGGAGTATATACCTATGAGGCATAACCGGTGGTGGAATTCTTATGACAATATCAACAATAAAAAAAATAGTACTCATGCTTTAGGGTTTAATGAACCTGATAAGAGTGATCAGGCAAATATGTCGCTTGCTGATATGATGGCTGCCTGGCCTAATCTTATGAAATCCGGATTGCGACTGGGCTCTCCCTGTCCTTCTGATGGAGGGTTGAATTTATTATATTCCTTTATTGATTCCTGTGATAAAGTAAATTTCAGGGTAGATTTTGTGGCTATGCATTATTATTTGGGCGGCCAGACTGCCCAGCAATTTTACAACCGGCTCAAAGCTATTCATGACCGGACAAAAAGACCTTTATGGATAACCGAATGGAATAATGGAGCAAACTGGACGGATGCATCAAGCGGGAAACCTACCTACGAGCAGCAGGCGGAGAAGATTTCCCAGTTTACTTATATGCTTGATACTA
The sequence above is drawn from the Bacteroidota bacterium genome and encodes:
- a CDS encoding glycosyl hydrolase, coding for MESDMGWNIYYGSTNQASSQFNYTADKPSMGQNGCLRVKSNLNTNTLFWQKITLVAGKKYVVDGAVKTNSVSNFWCEFYLSTIAPVDGSDYTPNNNGDVILGLSTWKGCGPNLDVILSNLACEGNRSFICPGTAGTKVDVYFAIKVGSNDINYMNVLIDEVSVNEIDDSRLISTENGTLDQSALTLSNVSPLITAAKFRTGLNGYANSTIDITGKSGVVISPAKLDSFNVCDTLKIKVTGDLGTSFYTLSTRPLSSDTTILSTTLGVLDNVSGKITGLPSNLTSAQLASAIRLPSTAQLKIVNKNNNGAAAIEPVTSGYKIQVTAENGNKGYYSLEFGADTIAHEKYTDYKTTINTLSNKIWELYGKSEIRINGSSNPISGSVLNLHDANVWLYFDSIKPQVIKDKYLGQIIINGDIAVVDSNIRLVQYYNGSVLISQSSSFQPLTVYSAENITGSSMSLGLYTIYGSSLLDTFNDNVRSFVLKKGYMATFAMNEDGTGYSKVYIACDSDLVIKKLPAGLYAQTSFIRVFPWRWVTKKGWCGGSKNAAEGLHCSWQYDWDNVSTSTNNVEYIPMRHNRWWNSYDNINNKKNSTHALGFNEPDKSDQANMSLADMMAAWPNLMKSGLRLGSPCPSDGGLNLLYSFIDSCDKVNFRVDFVAMHYYLGGQTAQQFYNRLKAIHDRTKRPLWITEWNNGANWTDASSGKPTYEQQAEKISQFTYMLDTTSFVERYSIYEWVEDTRQMYYSNSIIPTPAGKVYRDVVSPIAYHPAIAYSPDYIPLSSPSTGIETIAENEKDLIVYPNPAIDYIHIQGINDAKANDVSIYNIMGEKIISGDSDKPLNVSHIFDGMYILKVKGYKSKQFLKK